A region from the Hippopotamus amphibius kiboko isolate mHipAmp2 chromosome 15, mHipAmp2.hap2, whole genome shotgun sequence genome encodes:
- the LOC130836677 gene encoding olfactory receptor 56, whose protein sequence is MGIWLNQSSIDGFILLGIFSRSQTDFALFSVVMVVFTVALCGNALLIFLIYMDPRLHTPMYFFLSQLSLMDLMLVCDIVPKMAVNFLSGRKSISFAGCGIQIGFFISLVGSEGVLLGLMAYDRYVAISHPLRYPILMSQRVCLQIAGSSWTFGITDGMIQMAGAMSLPYCDSRNVDHFFCEVPALLKLACADTSIFDTLLFACCIFMLLLPFSIIVASYARILGAVLHMRSAQARKKALATCSSHLTAVSLFYGAAMFIYLRPKRYRTPSHDKVVSIFYTVLTPMLNPLIYSLRNREVMGALKKGLNHCRTGSRH, encoded by the coding sequence ATGGGGATATGGTTGAACCAATCATCTATAGATGGCTTCATCCTCTTGGGCATCTTTTCTCGTAGCCAGACTGATTTTGCCCTGTTTTCTGTGGTTATGGTGGTCTTCACAGTCGCCCTCTGTGGGAATGccctcctcatcttcctcatctACATGGATCCTCGACTTCAtacacccatgtacttctttctcagTCAGCTCTCCCTTATGGACCTCATGCTAGTCTGCGACATTGTGCCCAAGATGGCAGTCAACTTCCTGTCTGGCAGGAAGTCCATCTCCTTTGCAGGCTGTGGCATACAGATTGGTTTTTTCATCTCTCTCGTGGGGTCTGAAGGGGTCTTGCTGGGACTCATGGcttatgaccgctatgtggccattaGCCACCCACTCCGCTATCCCATCCTCATGAGTCAGAGGGTGTGTCTCCAGATTGCTGGGAGTTCGTGGACTTTTGGGATAACAGATGGAATGATACAGATGGCAGGAGCCATGAGCTTACCCTACTGTGACTCAAGGAATGTGGATCACTTCTTCTGTGAGGTGCCAGCTTTATTGAAACTGGCCTGTGCAGATACCTCCATTTTTGATACCTTGCTTTTTGCTTGCTGCATCTTCATGCTGCTCCTGCCCTTCTCCATCATCGTGGCCTCCTATGCTCGCATCCTGGGAGCTGTACTCCACATGCGCTCTGCTCAGGCCCGTAAAAAGGCTCTGGCCACCTGTTCCTCCCACCTGACAGCTGTCTCCCTCTTTTATGGGGCAGCCATGTTTATCTATCTGAGACCCAAGCGCTACCGAACCCCAAGCCATGACAAGGTGGTGTCTATCTTCTACACAGTTCTTACTCCTATGCTTAACCCTCTCATTTATAGCCTGAGGAACCGGGAGGTGATGGGGGCCCTGAAGAAGGGCCTGAATCATTGCAGGACTGGCAGTAGGCACTGA
- the LOC130836679 gene encoding olfactory receptor 2V2, with protein sequence MEIQLNQSSSDDFVLLGIFSHSPTDLLLFSAVMIVFTIALCGNVLLIFLIYMDPRLHTPMYFFLSQLSLMDLILVCTNVPKMAVNFLSDRKSISFVGCGIQIGLFVCLVGSEGLLLGLMAYDRYVAISHPLHYPILMSQRVCLQIVGSSWAFGITDGLIQMVVVMTFPYCGLKEIDHFFCEMLSLLKLACIDTSIFENMIFACCVFMLFLPFSIIVASYARILRAVLHMHSAQAGKKALATCSSHLTAVSIFYGAAMFIYLRPRRYRAPSHDKVVSIFYTVLTPMLNPLIYSLRNQEVMGALRKGLGRCRIVNQH encoded by the coding sequence ATGGAGATACAGTTGAACCAGTCATCCTCAGATGACTTTGTCCTCTTGGGCATCTTTTCCCACAGTCCAACTGACCTTCTTCTTTTCTCAGCAGTCATGATAGTCTTCACAATCGCCCTCTGTGGGAAtgtcctcctcatcttcctcatctACATGGATCCTCGACTTCAtacacccatgtacttcttcctcagtcaGCTCTCCCTCATGGACCTCATATTGGTCTGTACCAATGTGCCCAAGATGGCAGTCAACTTCCTGTCTGACAGGAAGTCCATCTCCTTTGTGGGTTGTGGCATACAAATAGGCCTTTTTGTCTGTCTTGTGGGATCTGAAGGCCTCTTGCTGGGactcatggcctatgaccgctatgtggccattaGCCACCCACTCCACTATCCCATCCTCATGAGTCAGAGGGTGTGTCTTCAGATTGTTGGGAGCTCCTGGGCCTTTGGAATAACAGATGGTTTGATCCAGATGGTGGTGGTAATGACCTTTCCCTACTGTGGCTTGAAGGAGATAGACCACTTCTTTTGTGAGATGTTATCCTTGTTGAAGCTGGCCTGTATAGACACATCCATTTTTGAGAACATGATATTTGCTTGCTGTGTCTTCATGCTGTTTCTGCCTTTCTCCATCATTGTGGCCTCCTATGCTCGCATCCTGAGGGCTGTGCTCCACATGCACTCTGCTCAGGCTGGTAAAAAGGCTCTGGCCACCTGTTCCTCCCACCTGACAGCTGTGTCCATCTTCTATGGGGCAGCCATGTTCATCTACCTGAGACCTAGGCGCTACCGTGCCCCAAGCCATGACAAGGTGGTCTCTATCTTCTACACGGTCCTTACTCCTATGCTCAACCCCCTCATTTATAGCTTGAGGAACCAGGAGGTGATGGGAGCCCTGAGGAAGGGGCTGGGCCGTTGCAGGATTGTCAACCAACACTGA